From Bordetella flabilis, the proteins below share one genomic window:
- a CDS encoding (2Fe-2S)-binding protein, with protein MKALDRGQRDHIVISLNGKARTGACDNRTLLADFLRHELGATGTHVGCEHGVCGACTVQVEGVAVRSCMMLAVQAEGLRVDTVEGLARKHAPASATSPSNAANTANATNTTSAMGDLQAAFKRHHALQCGFCTAGILMACDDFLARVPDPTEQQVRETLSGHLCRCTGYTNIVLAVLETARDRLTKKHAGGEEANA; from the coding sequence ATGAAAGCCCTGGACCGGGGACAACGCGACCACATCGTCATCTCCCTGAACGGCAAGGCGCGCACGGGCGCATGCGACAACCGTACGCTCCTGGCGGATTTCCTGCGCCACGAACTGGGCGCGACCGGCACCCACGTCGGCTGCGAACATGGTGTGTGCGGGGCGTGCACGGTGCAGGTGGAAGGCGTCGCGGTGCGGTCCTGCATGATGCTAGCGGTGCAGGCCGAAGGCCTGAGGGTCGACACGGTGGAAGGGCTGGCGCGCAAGCATGCGCCCGCGAGCGCCACGAGCCCTTCGAACGCTGCGAATACCGCGAACGCCACGAATACCACGAGCGCCATGGGCGACCTGCAGGCCGCCTTCAAGCGCCACCACGCGTTGCAATGCGGGTTCTGCACCGCCGGGATCCTCATGGCCTGTGACGACTTCCTTGCCCGCGTGCCGGACCCGACCGAGCAGCAAGTCAGGGAAACCTTGTCCGGACATCTGTGCCGATGCACCGGCTATACCAATATCGTCCTGGCCGTGCTGGAGACCGCGCGCGACCGGCTCACCAAGAAACACGCTGGCGGAGAGGAAGCAAATGCTTGA
- a CDS encoding FAD binding domain-containing protein, with protein MKPPIFDYRRCDTVDEALALLGEYGDDARVLAGGQSLMAVLNMRLAQPRVLVDISRVQGLAYVRPENGFLAIGASATQASVEWRATLAEEVPLLALAFPRISHFPIRNRGTVCGSVAHADPSAELPLALAALGGKVRLRSRKERRELEAEAFFQGMLTTARRHDELVEDVHYPLHHPGTRYAFAEVSRRHGDFAIVACAAVASEREIRLAVGGVADRPRVLTLPRLPASELAGAINDFAWQLDAQDDPHATAVYRRHLVRNLGRQVIEEATR; from the coding sequence ATGAAACCTCCCATCTTCGATTACCGCCGTTGCGACACCGTCGACGAGGCGCTGGCCCTGCTGGGCGAGTATGGCGACGACGCTCGCGTACTGGCGGGGGGGCAGTCGCTGATGGCGGTGCTGAACATGCGGCTGGCGCAGCCCAGGGTACTGGTCGATATTTCCCGCGTGCAGGGCCTGGCCTATGTGCGCCCGGAGAACGGCTTCCTGGCGATCGGGGCGTCGGCCACGCAGGCATCCGTCGAATGGCGCGCCACGCTGGCGGAGGAAGTGCCACTGCTGGCGCTGGCCTTCCCGAGGATTTCGCATTTCCCGATCCGCAATCGGGGCACGGTATGCGGTTCGGTGGCGCACGCCGATCCCAGCGCGGAACTGCCGTTGGCGCTGGCCGCATTGGGCGGCAAGGTCAGGCTGCGATCGCGCAAGGAGCGCCGTGAGCTGGAGGCGGAAGCGTTCTTCCAAGGGATGCTGACCACCGCCCGCCGCCATGATGAACTGGTGGAAGACGTGCACTATCCGCTGCACCACCCTGGAACCCGCTACGCCTTTGCCGAAGTCAGCCGCAGGCACGGCGATTTCGCCATTGTGGCCTGCGCCGCCGTGGCCAGCGAACGCGAGATCCGCCTGGCCGTTGGCGGCGTGGCCGATCGCCCGCGCGTGCTGACCTTGCCGCGCCTGCCGGCAAGCGAATTGGCCGGCGCCATCAACGATTTCGCCTGGCAGCTGGATGCCCAGGACGATCCGCATGCCACCGCCGTGTATCGCCGCCACCTGGTGCGCAACCTGGGCCGGCAAGTGATCGAGGAGGCTACCCGATGA
- a CDS encoding branched-chain amino acid ABC transporter permease — protein MADTIALQRATNQRTRMRPGLAMVFVVLALAGGLAGWLTDNTFYLRLATEALIFGGLAMAVDLLLGIAGLLSLGQALFFGFGAYLAGLLLRDAGFSFWPMLVVVAASGALAGLVAGVIAIRARGVYFALITFGLAQIAAKAVYNIQALGASDGLMGVPVVAVGVGPWGVQASDPLGFFLVVLAIVMIMYGVLSYLLNTPFGRNMQALRANPQRLSFLGFDPWRYKLAAFVVAAVIAAVAGALYPVLRGFASPELLYFQTSGNAVITVVLGGVGTLIGALYGSVILFGLKSIIGTYTEHHLIVIGLLFMIAVIFFPAGLVGALRRRK, from the coding sequence ATGGCTGACACGATCGCGTTGCAGCGCGCGACGAACCAGCGTACGCGCATGCGTCCCGGGCTGGCCATGGTATTCGTGGTGTTGGCCCTGGCGGGTGGCCTGGCGGGCTGGCTGACCGACAACACCTTTTATCTGCGGCTGGCTACCGAAGCGCTGATCTTTGGCGGTCTCGCCATGGCGGTCGATCTGCTGCTGGGTATCGCCGGCCTGCTTTCACTGGGCCAGGCGCTGTTCTTCGGCTTCGGCGCCTACCTGGCCGGCTTGCTGCTGCGCGACGCGGGTTTTTCCTTCTGGCCCATGTTGGTGGTGGTGGCGGCCAGCGGCGCGCTGGCGGGCCTGGTGGCTGGCGTCATCGCCATTCGGGCGCGCGGGGTGTATTTCGCCCTTATCACTTTCGGCCTGGCGCAGATCGCGGCCAAGGCGGTCTATAACATCCAGGCGCTAGGGGCCTCCGACGGCCTGATGGGTGTGCCCGTGGTGGCCGTGGGGGTGGGCCCGTGGGGCGTCCAGGCGTCGGATCCGCTGGGGTTTTTTCTGGTCGTGCTGGCCATCGTCATGATCATGTACGGCGTGCTGAGCTACCTGTTGAATACGCCCTTCGGGCGCAATATGCAGGCGCTGCGCGCGAACCCTCAGCGCCTTTCCTTTCTGGGTTTCGATCCCTGGCGCTACAAGCTGGCGGCGTTCGTGGTCGCCGCCGTGATCGCGGCGGTGGCGGGCGCGCTGTATCCCGTGCTGCGCGGCTTTGCCTCGCCGGAACTGCTGTATTTCCAGACTTCGGGAAATGCCGTCATCACCGTGGTGCTGGGCGGGGTCGGGACCCTGATCGGCGCCCTCTACGGCAGCGTCATCCTTTTCGGCCTGAAGTCGATCATCGGCACCTATACCGAACATCATCTTATCGTGATCGGCCTGCTGTTCATGATCGCGGTCATCTTCTTTCCCGCCGGGCTGGTCGGGGCATTGCGGAGGCGCAAATGA
- a CDS encoding AMP-binding protein, giving the protein MLDLGRTFLQSVERSPAATAIVDGAVRRSYGEWYEDVRAAAAGLASLGLGRGDHLIMVLRNRWEMATLHWACQFLGVIATPLNWRAKGDEVEYCVRDSAARAIAYEGVSAEAVALSPAARALPGIVVGEDAGPGLAFADLLRGGADAPRADAPRASAEDISLMLYTSGTTGKPKGVPRRHRHERAAALAHVAQNTYRVGERTLGVMPLYHTMGVRSLLAMALVDGLFVCIPKYDPVAVLRAIQDEAISTLYLVPTLYHDILGHEDFVRTDVSSVRKIGFAGAPMHDALLKRLDEAFRPALFANHYGSSEVYTCAINQNAPHKPGCAGRAGINTRIRVVRLDASGPDDLARPGEEGQIIADLAGDEAFEGYWNRPDADAKALRDGWYFTGDTGYIDTDGDLYVTGRVDDMIISGGENISPVEIESLLSLHPAVDEVAVVGLPDERWGQRVVAFVKRRQPVDAQALDTHCRQSDLVNFKRPRDYVFVQGIPKSPVGKILRRCLVAGEFERDPS; this is encoded by the coding sequence ATGCTTGACCTGGGACGCACCTTCCTGCAAAGCGTCGAGCGTAGCCCGGCAGCCACGGCCATCGTCGATGGCGCGGTGCGCCGCAGCTACGGAGAATGGTATGAAGACGTGCGCGCCGCTGCTGCCGGCCTGGCCAGCCTGGGCCTGGGGCGCGGCGACCATCTGATAATGGTGCTGCGCAATCGCTGGGAGATGGCCACCCTGCACTGGGCTTGCCAGTTCCTGGGCGTGATCGCGACGCCGCTGAACTGGCGCGCCAAGGGCGATGAGGTCGAGTACTGCGTACGCGATTCGGCCGCTCGCGCGATCGCCTACGAAGGCGTAAGCGCCGAGGCGGTTGCACTATCGCCCGCCGCGCGCGCCTTGCCGGGCATCGTGGTGGGCGAGGACGCCGGTCCGGGCCTGGCATTCGCCGACCTGTTGCGCGGGGGAGCCGACGCGCCGCGCGCGGATGCGCCGCGGGCAAGCGCTGAAGACATATCGCTCATGCTGTACACCTCGGGCACGACCGGCAAACCGAAGGGCGTGCCGCGCCGGCACCGCCACGAGCGCGCGGCCGCGCTCGCGCACGTCGCGCAGAATACCTACCGGGTCGGCGAGCGTACGCTGGGCGTCATGCCGCTTTATCACACCATGGGTGTGCGCTCGCTGCTCGCCATGGCGCTGGTCGACGGCCTGTTCGTCTGCATTCCCAAATACGATCCCGTGGCCGTGCTGCGCGCCATCCAGGACGAAGCCATTTCCACGTTGTACCTTGTGCCCACGCTGTACCACGACATCCTCGGCCATGAGGACTTCGTGCGCACCGATGTTTCCTCGGTGCGGAAGATAGGATTCGCCGGGGCGCCCATGCACGATGCACTGCTCAAGCGGCTCGATGAAGCCTTCCGGCCCGCCTTATTCGCCAATCACTACGGGTCGTCGGAGGTCTACACCTGCGCGATCAACCAGAACGCACCACACAAGCCCGGCTGCGCAGGCCGCGCCGGCATCAACACCCGCATCCGTGTCGTGCGGCTGGACGCTTCCGGCCCGGACGACCTGGCGCGGCCGGGCGAAGAAGGGCAGATCATCGCCGATCTGGCCGGCGACGAGGCGTTCGAGGGGTATTGGAACCGCCCGGATGCGGATGCCAAGGCCCTGCGCGACGGCTGGTACTTCACCGGGGATACCGGCTATATCGATACCGACGGCGATCTCTACGTGACGGGCCGGGTCGACGACATGATTATTTCCGGCGGCGAGAACATATCGCCCGTGGAGATCGAGTCGCTGCTGTCGCTGCACCCCGCGGTCGACGAGGTCGCCGTGGTGGGATTGCCAGACGAGCGCTGGGGCCAGCGGGTGGTCGCCTTCGTCAAGCGACGCCAGCCGGTCGACGCCCAGGCGCTGGATACCCATTGCCGGCAGTCCGACCTGGTCAACTTCAAGCGCCCGCGCGACTACGTCTTTGTGCAGGGCATTCCCAAATCGCCGGTCGGCAAGATCTTGCGCCGCTGTCTGGTGGCCGGGGAGTTCGAGCGGGATCCTTCCTGA
- a CDS encoding ABC transporter ATP-binding protein, translated as MSTTDRTAPAGDPILRVDRLSVRFGALRAVDEVSLQIARGGITSLIGPNGAGKSTLFNLISGALRPTAGTVAFDGRDVTAWTPHALLRAGLARSFQITNLFFELPVGENLRLAAQVLDGGWNGLRPLSASRTAQARVDELLEEFGLQAKVAEPAGALSHGEQRRLEIAVALACKPRLLLLDEPTQGMSHGDTQETAALIKRLAGDLTILLVEHDVGLVMDVSDHVIVLAQGRKLAEGRPAEVRADPAVQAAYFGESAHA; from the coding sequence ATGAGCACGACCGACCGAACGGCCCCGGCCGGCGATCCCATCCTGCGAGTCGACCGCCTGAGCGTGCGCTTCGGCGCGCTGCGGGCGGTGGACGAAGTTTCGCTGCAAATCGCGCGCGGCGGCATTACGTCGCTGATCGGCCCCAATGGCGCGGGCAAGAGCACCTTGTTCAACCTCATCAGCGGTGCCTTGCGGCCGACGGCGGGCACGGTGGCATTCGACGGCCGCGACGTCACGGCCTGGACGCCGCATGCGCTGCTGCGCGCCGGCCTCGCGCGCTCGTTCCAGATCACCAATCTGTTCTTCGAACTGCCTGTGGGCGAGAACCTGCGGCTCGCCGCGCAGGTGCTGGACGGTGGCTGGAACGGGCTGCGCCCGCTGTCGGCATCGCGCACGGCGCAGGCCAGGGTGGACGAACTGCTGGAGGAATTCGGGCTACAGGCCAAGGTGGCGGAACCTGCCGGCGCGCTGTCGCACGGCGAGCAGCGGCGCCTGGAGATCGCGGTCGCGCTGGCTTGCAAACCCAGGTTGCTGCTGCTGGACGAGCCCACCCAGGGCATGTCCCATGGCGACACCCAGGAAACCGCCGCGCTGATCAAGCGCCTGGCCGGCGACCTGACGATCCTGCTGGTCGAGCACGACGTCGGGCTGGTCATGGACGTCTCCGACCATGTGATCGTGCTGGCGCAGGGCCGCAAGCTGGCCGAAGGGCGGCCGGCGGAGGTCCGCGCCGATCCCGCGGTGCAGGCCGCTTATTTCGGGGAGTCGGCGCATGCTTGA
- a CDS encoding xanthine dehydrogenase family protein molybdopterin-binding subunit, with amino-acid sequence MGRDLDTGQQRAGRHVGDARQRIEDDTLLTGKGRYADDLGVKPGTLYAAVLRSPHAHARLVRVEGAGALAQPGVHAVLGGEDVRRWTRPFVVGVKQPMEHWCLAVDTVRYVGEPVAVVVAESRALAEDALEHVRVEYEPLDPVVEIEAAIAEDAPLLHPKVGSNIPSDRVFRYGDPESAFARAPHCVQLRVRYPRNSGTPIECFVVTAEHVSADDGYEVLSNFQGPFSLHAVMALALQVPAARLRLKTPPDSGGSYGVKQAVFPYVVLMCLAARKAGAPVKWVEDRLEHLVAATSATGRLTTLRAAVESDGRITALDYDQFDDVGGYLRAPEPATFYRMHGCLTGAYDIPNLSVRNRVVLTNKTPAGLVRGFGGPQVYFALERLMQRIAVELGLDPLDVYRRNFVHPGAFPYRAAAGALLDSGDYPQALALATRHGGLDELLARRDAARREGRLYGIGYAAIVEPSISNMGYITTALTPEQRAKAGPKNGALAAATVAIDLLGGVTAIIDSTPQGQGHRTVAAQIVADVLGLDPSEITVNAELDTQKDAWSVAAGNYSSRFAGAVAGTLHLAAMQVRDKLARIAAGQFGCAPGDVRFAGGKVFPEGRADQALPFARLSSGAHWAPALLPEGEDANLRATVFWTPEQLTAPTQDDRINTSAAYGFVFDICAVEVDRATGEVRIDRYVTCHDAGRILNPALADGQIRGAFAQGLGAALMEEFVYGADGSFLSGTLADYTVPTACEVPEPVIVHMETPSPFTPLGAKGLGEGNNMSTPVCIANAVADALGVADVRLPLSSSRVMALVGMADPAPSDGVAVRSAEPPAAAASASSASSASSAGKGRGLTARGEIQLLAPPQAVYDVFLDPRALAHVIPGCHELQPDGPNRYRADVTIGVGLVKARYAAEIELSELEPPHRLRLSGSGISSLGTARGTGSVVLEPQGSGTLLRYDYQAEVSGKVAAVGGRMLEGAARIVLAQLFEKLGSQAGGQPVSTPVPMPAWRRLLRWLGISR; translated from the coding sequence ATGGGAAGAGACTTGGATACAGGCCAGCAACGCGCCGGACGGCACGTGGGCGACGCCAGGCAGCGGATCGAGGACGACACGCTGCTGACCGGCAAAGGACGATACGCGGACGATCTGGGCGTCAAGCCCGGTACGCTGTACGCGGCCGTGCTGCGCTCGCCGCACGCTCACGCGCGTCTGGTGCGCGTGGAGGGCGCCGGCGCCCTGGCGCAGCCCGGCGTGCATGCCGTACTCGGTGGCGAAGACGTCCGGCGCTGGACAAGGCCCTTCGTGGTCGGCGTCAAGCAGCCCATGGAGCACTGGTGCCTGGCTGTCGATACGGTGCGCTATGTGGGGGAGCCGGTGGCCGTGGTGGTCGCCGAAAGCCGCGCGCTGGCCGAAGATGCCCTGGAGCACGTACGGGTCGAGTACGAACCGCTCGATCCGGTCGTCGAGATAGAGGCGGCGATTGCCGAGGATGCGCCACTGCTGCATCCCAAGGTGGGCAGCAACATCCCCAGCGACCGCGTGTTCCGCTACGGAGATCCGGAATCCGCCTTCGCGCGGGCGCCCCACTGTGTGCAGTTGAGGGTGCGCTATCCGCGGAATTCGGGCACGCCCATCGAATGCTTTGTCGTCACCGCCGAGCACGTGTCCGCCGACGACGGCTATGAAGTCTTGTCCAATTTCCAGGGGCCGTTTTCTCTGCACGCGGTCATGGCCCTGGCGCTGCAGGTTCCCGCAGCACGGCTGCGGCTGAAGACACCCCCCGATTCGGGCGGCAGCTACGGCGTCAAGCAGGCGGTATTCCCTTATGTCGTGCTGATGTGCCTGGCCGCGCGCAAGGCCGGCGCCCCCGTCAAATGGGTAGAGGACCGGCTGGAGCACCTGGTGGCGGCGACTTCCGCGACGGGCCGCCTGACCACGCTGCGTGCCGCGGTCGAATCGGATGGACGGATCACGGCCCTGGACTATGACCAGTTCGACGACGTCGGCGGCTATCTGCGCGCGCCGGAGCCGGCGACTTTCTACCGCATGCATGGTTGCCTGACTGGCGCCTACGACATTCCCAATCTGAGCGTGCGCAACCGCGTGGTGCTGACCAACAAGACTCCCGCCGGCCTGGTGCGCGGGTTCGGGGGGCCGCAGGTTTACTTCGCGCTGGAGCGGTTGATGCAGCGCATCGCCGTCGAACTGGGTCTGGACCCGCTGGACGTATACCGCCGCAACTTCGTGCATCCGGGCGCATTCCCCTACCGTGCGGCGGCCGGAGCCTTGCTGGATTCCGGGGACTATCCCCAGGCGCTGGCGCTTGCGACCCGGCACGGCGGCCTGGACGAATTGCTGGCGCGGCGCGATGCGGCCCGTCGCGAAGGGCGCCTGTATGGCATCGGCTATGCGGCGATCGTCGAGCCGTCCATCTCGAACATGGGCTATATCACTACGGCCTTGACGCCGGAACAGCGAGCCAAAGCCGGGCCGAAGAACGGCGCGCTGGCCGCCGCGACGGTGGCTATCGACCTGCTGGGCGGGGTCACCGCCATCATCGATTCGACGCCGCAAGGGCAGGGGCACCGCACCGTTGCCGCGCAGATCGTGGCCGATGTGCTGGGCCTGGACCCGTCGGAGATCACCGTCAACGCGGAGCTGGATACCCAGAAGGACGCGTGGTCGGTGGCGGCCGGCAATTACTCCAGCCGTTTTGCCGGCGCGGTCGCCGGTACGCTGCATCTGGCGGCGATGCAGGTGCGTGACAAGCTGGCGCGCATCGCGGCGGGTCAGTTCGGCTGCGCGCCGGGGGACGTGCGGTTCGCGGGCGGCAAGGTCTTTCCGGAAGGTCGCGCGGACCAGGCGCTGCCGTTTGCCCGCCTGTCCAGCGGGGCGCACTGGGCGCCCGCGCTGCTTCCCGAAGGGGAGGATGCCAATCTGCGGGCGACGGTGTTCTGGACGCCGGAGCAACTGACCGCGCCGACCCAGGACGATCGCATCAATACGTCGGCCGCGTACGGATTCGTATTCGATATTTGCGCGGTCGAAGTCGACCGCGCTACGGGCGAGGTCCGCATCGACCGCTACGTCACCTGTCATGACGCGGGCCGCATCCTGAACCCGGCGCTGGCCGATGGACAGATACGCGGGGCGTTCGCGCAGGGTCTGGGCGCCGCCCTGATGGAGGAATTCGTCTACGGGGCCGATGGCAGCTTTCTTTCGGGCACGCTGGCGGACTACACGGTGCCGACGGCCTGTGAAGTGCCCGAGCCCGTGATCGTCCACATGGAAACGCCGTCGCCCTTCACCCCGCTGGGCGCCAAGGGACTGGGCGAGGGCAACAACATGAGCACGCCGGTCTGCATCGCCAATGCGGTCGCCGACGCGCTGGGCGTGGCCGACGTGCGCCTGCCGCTAAGTTCATCCCGGGTCATGGCCCTGGTCGGCATGGCCGATCCCGCGCCTTCCGACGGGGTCGCCGTGAGGTCGGCCGAACCGCCGGCCGCCGCTGCGTCGGCTTCATCCGCTTCCTCCGCTTCCTCCGCCGGCAAGGGCCGCGGCCTGACCGCGCGCGGCGAGATACAACTGCTGGCGCCGCCGCAAGCAGTCTATGACGTGTTCCTCGATCCCAGGGCCCTGGCCCACGTCATTCCCGGCTGCCACGAATTGCAGCCGGACGGACCCAACCGCTATCGCGCGGATGTGACGATCGGCGTGGGCCTGGTCAAGGCGCGCTATGCGGCCGAGATCGAGCTTTCAGAACTGGAGCCGCCGCATCGCCTGCGGCTGTCCGGCTCGGGCATCTCGTCGCTGGGCACCGCGCGCGGGACCGGCAGCGTGGTGCTCGAACCTCAGGGATCGGGCACGCTCCTGCGCTACGACTACCAGGCAGAGGTCAGCGGCAAGGTGGCCGCGGTGGGTGGACGCATGCTGGAAGGCGCAGCCAGGATCGTGCTGGCGCAGCTGTTCGAGAAATTGGGCAGCCAGGCCGGTGGTCAGCCGGTGTCGACGCCGGTGCCCATGCCGGCGTGGCGTCGCCTGCTGCGTTGGCTGGGGATATCCAGATGA
- a CDS encoding ABC transporter substrate-binding protein, which translates to MNTTQRKPAMHLAAATLLVLGTLGAKGALAQDSQPIRVGVVTPLSGTYAPIGAQVKMGLDLALAEINAAGGIMGRKVELLYEDEEANPQVAVQKAEKLFQQSKVDFLTGTVNSGSTLAVGQVAERNNKLIATTVSFSDAITGDKCSPNVFRVNAKAGQQSVALAAWLAKEKPGATLFLLGPDYEMGRSTVAAFKSAAQQRGIKPVGDLFAPLDSKDYSSYFGQIRAARPQVFYTSTAGNDTVRLFSQMSEYGMNKNLTMVGVSGAVTAQNIKAIGKNAEGFVTGVGYSPEISTPQNKQFVEKFKSANKVLPDLYGADSYGVLYFYKAAVEKAQSTDTAQVRKAMEGLEWDTPQGRKTMRAADHQAIQDMYVVRIQNGDFTIVSKVDGKDAIDASVCKRW; encoded by the coding sequence ATGAACACCACACAACGCAAGCCTGCCATGCATCTGGCCGCGGCCACGCTGCTGGTCCTGGGTACCCTGGGCGCCAAGGGCGCGCTCGCGCAAGACTCGCAACCGATACGCGTGGGCGTTGTCACCCCGCTGTCCGGCACCTACGCGCCCATCGGCGCCCAGGTAAAGATGGGCCTGGACCTGGCCTTGGCCGAGATCAACGCCGCCGGCGGCATCATGGGCCGCAAGGTCGAATTGCTGTACGAAGACGAAGAAGCCAATCCCCAGGTGGCCGTGCAGAAAGCCGAAAAGCTGTTCCAGCAAAGCAAGGTCGATTTCCTGACGGGCACGGTGAACTCCGGGTCGACGCTGGCGGTGGGCCAGGTGGCCGAGCGCAACAACAAACTGATCGCCACCACGGTCTCCTTTTCCGACGCCATTACCGGCGACAAGTGTTCACCCAATGTGTTCCGGGTGAACGCGAAGGCAGGCCAGCAGTCGGTCGCACTGGCCGCCTGGCTCGCGAAGGAAAAGCCGGGCGCTACGCTGTTCCTGTTGGGGCCGGACTATGAAATGGGCCGCAGCACGGTAGCGGCTTTCAAGTCCGCCGCGCAACAGCGCGGCATCAAGCCGGTGGGCGACCTGTTCGCGCCGCTGGACAGCAAGGACTACTCCAGCTATTTCGGTCAGATTCGCGCGGCCCGGCCGCAAGTCTTCTATACGTCGACGGCCGGCAACGACACCGTGCGTCTGTTCAGCCAGATGAGCGAATACGGCATGAACAAGAACCTGACGATGGTCGGGGTTTCCGGGGCGGTGACGGCGCAGAACATCAAGGCCATCGGCAAGAACGCGGAAGGCTTCGTCACCGGCGTCGGATACTCGCCGGAGATCTCCACGCCCCAGAACAAGCAGTTCGTCGAGAAGTTCAAGAGCGCGAACAAGGTCCTGCCTGATTTGTACGGCGCGGATTCCTACGGCGTTCTCTACTTCTACAAGGCCGCCGTCGAGAAGGCGCAGAGCACCGACACCGCCCAGGTCCGCAAGGCCATGGAAGGCCTGGAATGGGATACGCCGCAAGGCCGCAAGACCATGCGGGCGGCTGATCACCAGGCGATCCAGGACATGTACGTGGTGCGCATCCAGAACGGCGATTTCACCATCGTCAGCAAGGTCGACGGCAAGGACGCCATCGATGCCAGCGTTTGCAAGCGCTGGTAG
- a CDS encoding enoyl-CoA hydratase/isomerase family protein, with the protein MSTLKHPAQHLLGELDGFRVEIDESRQRADIVLARPSFNIISMPQRDQLRLVFEALDEHEGVRVIVLRAEGEHFSSGGDIKGFLAASPEHVSKLAWNIAAPARCGKPVIAANRGYCFGVGFEISLACDFRIVTDTTLYALPEQKLGQIPGSGGSARLQKMVGITRTKDVVMRSRRIPGRQAYDWGIATDCVPDAELEAATDRLVEELIGFSPLAQRTAKKLLNDTEDSTLSIAIELEGHCYSRLRSSDDFREGVEAFHGKRAPHFKGS; encoded by the coding sequence GTGTCTACCTTGAAGCATCCGGCCCAACACCTGCTTGGCGAACTCGACGGCTTTCGCGTCGAGATCGATGAATCCCGGCAGCGCGCCGACATCGTGCTGGCGCGTCCGTCGTTCAATATCATTTCCATGCCGCAGCGCGATCAGCTGCGCCTGGTGTTCGAAGCACTGGACGAACACGAGGGCGTGCGCGTCATCGTGTTGCGCGCCGAGGGCGAGCATTTCTCCAGCGGTGGCGATATCAAGGGATTCCTGGCGGCCTCGCCGGAACATGTCTCCAAGCTGGCCTGGAATATCGCCGCGCCGGCGCGCTGCGGCAAGCCGGTGATCGCCGCCAACCGGGGCTATTGCTTCGGCGTGGGCTTCGAGATTTCACTGGCCTGCGATTTCCGCATCGTTACCGACACCACGCTCTACGCACTGCCCGAGCAGAAGCTGGGACAGATCCCGGGGTCGGGCGGCTCGGCCCGCTTGCAGAAAATGGTCGGCATCACGCGCACCAAGGATGTCGTCATGCGGTCCCGCCGCATCCCGGGCAGGCAGGCCTATGACTGGGGCATTGCCACGGACTGCGTGCCCGACGCCGAGCTGGAAGCCGCCACCGACCGCCTGGTCGAAGAGCTGATCGGCTTCTCGCCGCTTGCGCAGCGCACGGCCAAGAAATTGTTGAACGACACGGAGGATTCCACGCTGTCGATCGCCATCGAGCTGGAAGGGCATTGCTACAGCCGCCTGCGCAGCTCCGATGATTTCCGCGAAGGGGTAGAAGCCTTTCATGGAAAGCGCGCACCGCATTTCAAGGGCAGTTGA
- a CDS encoding branched-chain amino acid ABC transporter permease, which yields MNALFESLQFVYAPQVVNGLSLGVAVILMALGLTIIFGLLDVINMAHGEFYALGAYLGMSLLAIGVDFWVALLLVPLIMLPIGYVTERALIQRVFHHKDRHILTLLLTFGMAIVLEDLFKLAYGPNPLRPDAPIAGATELFGMIFPTYRLFLMAVGVAIVAAVWWVVYRTRLGAMVRAAAYDRNMAASLGIPVLRVYAATFAFGVALAGLAGVLLAPVYSVFPTMGKDFILMAFSVVIVGGLGSIKGAIIAGLLLTQVQALSSLYISPVWSDPLLFGIMVLVLMFRPQGLFGRLGHG from the coding sequence ATGAACGCCTTGTTCGAAAGCCTGCAGTTCGTCTACGCCCCGCAGGTCGTCAACGGCCTGTCGCTGGGGGTGGCCGTGATACTGATGGCGCTGGGATTGACCATCATCTTCGGCCTGCTCGATGTCATCAATATGGCGCACGGCGAGTTCTACGCGCTGGGCGCCTACCTGGGCATGTCGCTGCTGGCGATCGGCGTGGACTTCTGGGTAGCGCTGTTGCTGGTGCCGCTGATCATGCTGCCCATCGGCTACGTGACCGAGCGCGCGCTGATCCAGCGCGTGTTCCATCACAAGGATCGCCACATTCTGACCCTGCTGCTGACCTTCGGCATGGCCATCGTGCTGGAGGATCTGTTCAAGCTGGCCTATGGTCCCAACCCGCTGCGGCCCGATGCGCCTATCGCCGGCGCGACCGAGCTGTTCGGCATGATCTTTCCCACCTACCGCCTGTTCCTGATGGCCGTGGGCGTGGCGATCGTGGCGGCGGTCTGGTGGGTGGTCTACCGCACGCGTCTGGGCGCCATGGTGCGGGCCGCGGCCTACGATCGCAACATGGCCGCGTCGCTGGGTATTCCGGTGCTGCGCGTCTATGCGGCCACCTTCGCCTTCGGCGTCGCGCTCGCCGGATTGGCCGGCGTACTGCTGGCGCCGGTGTATTCGGTGTTTCCGACCATGGGCAAGGATTTCATCCTTATGGCGTTTTCGGTGGTCATCGTCGGCGGGCTGGGCAGCATCAAGGGGGCGATCATCGCCGGCTTGCTCCTGACCCAGGTACAGGCGCTGTCCAGCCTGTATATCTCGCCGGTGTGGTCGGATCCCCTGTTGTTCGGAATCATGGTGCTCGTCTTGATGTTCCGTCCGCAAGGTCTGTTCGGGAGGCTGGGCCATGGCTGA